A window from Culex pipiens pallens isolate TS chromosome 3, TS_CPP_V2, whole genome shotgun sequence encodes these proteins:
- the LOC120432352 gene encoding uncharacterized protein LOC120432352, producing MFIFSAKFLSVRSNIGRPRLEEQQTDLLKAICDIAIYGSAAQDKRQFEAIRSIHTLDELKDALFHQGFKLSRSATYLRLLPRRSNTAEGGRHVNPVPVKLQKATNTKHHDHSDGRFCTSTIRSLEELSSLLGPEEVAFLSQDDKARVVIGLTAANKQSPFLMHIEYRVKLPDHNWVVAQRHKLIPSVTAGIIIKKNGLGKPEAVGYSGPTYVGIRSGKHSSSTAYSHALDFKRLTELEEFAPILRHDGIIKPVVVIVVDGGPDENPRYRKVIQVAIHHFLEHNLDAIFIATNAPGRSAFNRVERRMSPLSRELAGLILPHDHYGSHLDSQMRTTDEHLERQNFKFAGKTLAEVWGGLIIDGYPTVAEFIEPEASEVDPESLDQCWFSNHVRTSQYMLQIVKCDNRSCCSPLRSSLSTVLPGRFLPPPIPLIHSSDGLKAAGKDDHQHFPSLFVAISLDVSKILPKSYLGFKKIPYDLFCPSQTNLVNDRICTTCGLYHASLVMLKEHKKEHKVTAATKKIRSKRVVTRRRNELLVATADGGDLDWLDSDTVDLTGIPMDWAEGVENLNDSYPIIDIEKHLLNPWGED from the exons atgtttatatTCTCAGCCAAGTTCCTGTCAGTAAGATCAAACATCGGCCGTCCACGCCTGGAAGAGCAGCAAACAGATTTATTGAAGGCCATCTGTGATATCGCGATCTACGGTTCGGCGGCTCAGGACAAGCGACAGTTTGAAGCGATTCGAAGTATTCATACATTGGACGAACTCAAAGATGCGCTGTTCCACCAAGGTTTCAAGCTGAGTAGATCTGCAACCTACTTACGATTGCTGCCACGTAGATCGAACACTGCGGAAGGGGGACGTCACGTCAATCCAGTTCCGGTCAAACTGCAAAAAGCCACTAACACCAAGCACCATGATCATTCAGATGGTCGATTTTGCACGTCTACAATTCGGTCTCTGGAAGAGCTCTCTTCACTGCTAGGACCGGAAGAGGTTGCATTTCTAAGCCAGGACGACAAAGCGCGAGTTGTAATCGGTTTAACAGCCGCAAACAAACAGTCCCCATTCTTGATGCACATCGAATACCGAGTTAAACTTCCAGACCACAACTGGGTCGTCGCACAGCGACACAAGCTTATCCCATCAGTCACCGCTGGAATAATTATCAAGAAAAATGGATTGGGAAAGCCGGAGGCTGTTGGGTATTCCGGTCCGACATACGTTGGAATCCGCTCCGGAAAGCACTCGTCGTCAACCGCGTATTCTCATGCACTGGATTTCAAACGATTGACCGAGCTGGAAGAATTTGCGCCGATCTTGCGTCATGATGGGATCATCAAACCCGTGGTTGTGATTGTGGTGGATGGTGGGCCTGACGAAAACCCGCGCTATCGCAAGGTTATTCAGGTCGCCATCCACCACTTTCTTGAACATAACCTTGATGCCATATTCATCGCGACTAACGCGCCGGGAAGAAGTGCCTTCAACCGGGTCGAAAGACGGATGTCCCCGTTAAGCCGAGAGCTAGCAGGTCTAATCCTCCCTCACGATCATTATGGATCACATCTAGACTCACAAATGCGGACCACAGATGAACATTTGGAGCGGCAGAATTTCAAGTTCGCTGGAAAAACGCTTGCGGAGGTTTGGGGTGGGCTGATCATTGATGGATATCCGACGGTTGCTGAATTTATTGAGCCAGAAGCGTCAGAAGTTGACCCCGAATCGTTGGACCAATGCTGGTTTTCGAACCACGTTCGAACCAGCCAATACATGCTCCAGATTGTGAAGTGTGATAATAG ATCCTGCTGTTCGCCACTGCGAAGCTCTTTGTCGACGGTACTTCCTGGACGGTTTCTTCCTCCACCAATTCCGCTTATCCACTCGTCCGATGGACTAAAAGCGGCAGGAAAGGATGACCACCAACACTTTCCATCTTTGTTTGTCGCCATTTCACTCGACGTTTCGAAGATCCTACCAAAATCTTATCTTGGGTTCAAGAAAATCCCGTATGATCTGTTTTGCCCTTCTCAGACCAATCTGGTCAACGATCGGATCTGTACGACCTGTGGACTGTACCATGCGTCTCTAGTTATGCTTAAGGAGCATAAAAAAGAGCACAAAGTTACGGCAGCGACGAAGAAGATTCGTTCCAAGCGTGTCGTGACCAGACGACGAAATGAGCTATTAGTGGCGACAGCGGACGGCGGTGATCTTGACTGGCTGGATAGTGATACAGTTGATCTCACTGGTATCCCCATGGATTGGGCAGAAGGTGTTGAGAACTTAAACGATTCATATCCCATAATTGATATCGAAAAACATCTGCTAAATCCTTGGGGTGAAGATTAG